The following proteins are encoded in a genomic region of Pan troglodytes isolate AG18354 chromosome 2, NHGRI_mPanTro3-v2.0_pri, whole genome shotgun sequence:
- the B4GALT4 gene encoding beta-1,4-galactosyltransferase 4 isoform X2 → MGFNLTFHLSYKFRLLFLLTLCLTVVGWATSNYFVGAIQEIPKAKEFMANFHKTLILGKGKTLTNEASTKKAELDNCPSVSPYLRGQSKLIFKPDLTLEEVQAENPKVSRGRYRPEECKALQRVAILIPHRNREKHLMYLLEHLHPFLQRQQLDYGIYVIHQAGGKKFNRAKLLNVGYLEALKEENWDCFIFHDVDLVPENDFNLYKCEEHPKHLVVGRNSTGYRLRYSGYFGGVTALSREQFFKVNGFSNNYWGWGGEDDDLRLRVELHRMKISRPLPEVGKYTMVFHTRDKGNEVNAERE, encoded by the exons ATGGGCTTCAACCTGACTTTCCACCTTTCCTACAAATTCCGATTACTGTTCCTGTTGACTTTGTGCCTGACAGTGGTTGGGTGGGCCACCAGTAACTACTTCGTGGGTGCCATTCAAGAGATTCCTAAAGCAAAGGAGTTCATGGCTAATTTCCATAAGACCCTCATTTTGGGGAAGGGAAAAACTCTGACTAATGAAGCATCCACGAAGAAGGCAGAACTTGACAACTGCCCTTCTGTGTCTCCTTACCTca GAGGCCAGAGCAAGCTCATTTTCAAACCAGATCTCACTTTGGAAGAGGTACAGGCAGAAAATCCCAAAGTGTCCAGAGGCCGGTATCGCCCTGAGGAATGTAAAGCTTTACAGAGGGTCGCCATCCTCATTCCCCACCGGAACAGAGAGAAACACCTGATGTACCTGCTGGAACATCTGCATCCCTTCCTGCAGAGGCAGCAGCTGGATTATGGCATCTACGTCATCCACCAG GCTGGAGGTAAAAAGTTTAATCGAGCCAAACTCTTGAATGTGGGCTATCTAGAAGCCCTCAAGGAAGAAAATTGGGACTGCTTTATATTCCACGATGTGGACCTGGTACCCGAGAATGACTTTAACCTTTACAAGTGTGAGGAGCATCCCAAGCATCTGGTGGTTGGCAGGAACAGCACTGGGTACAG GTTACGTTACAGTGGATATTTTGGGGGTGTTACTGCCCTAAGCAGAGAGCAGTTTTTCAAGGTGAATGGATTCTCTAAcaactactggggatggggaggcGAAGACGATGACCTCAGACTCAG ggTTGAGCTCCATAGAATGAAAATTTCCCGGCCCCTGCCTGAAGTGGGTAAATATACAATGGTCTTCCACACTAGAGACAAAGGCAATGAGGTGAACGCAGAACG